From the genome of Vigna angularis cultivar LongXiaoDou No.4 chromosome 11, ASM1680809v1, whole genome shotgun sequence, one region includes:
- the LOC128194805 gene encoding protein transport protein sec31-like isoform X3, giving the protein MTGQGTERPDKGKGVARPTKRKRQAPKYVLRVPARLPTPAPGSSSSVGPPPTPSIQTPTPAVDPTPPPRAVHPSTTTAVDPSPPPAAHPSTTPAADPLPPPLIATPTPPPIVITPTPLPDPTSIPSSSSVPPSETVTPLGDPDSSGDAEDLDPPLHDRPWIEPYGKGFIPSRVASQAITRSIKQQFLTPWPTWGAIPHDDRKPFWQRFQMKVQWKPEHETQIHRNFHMKASHRLSEMFRDARIAGQRPNWLGEHIWNSLLAHWNTVDFRNKCAKAQRNRASERGGTLHTGGSITIHEHAIRMAQALGRAVHVDEVFAQTHVRKGTDQFVDERSRKTHEDFSTRLSQVRSEHESAPTPDDASNADDDIRRTQCWIDTVGGKKKGRVYGAGQLAANYTASRGGTLKHQPSSSTSTPDEVLQLRRELHERDQELTDLRAEFTNLKALVMTVLPQTSQDVQNIPPTQSRPSSSPAATQQPTSVQPSSVQPTPVQPSIEEQDDENHSDDSYVHY; this is encoded by the exons atgacaggacaaggtaCAGAgcgtcctgataaaggaaaaggGGTAGCAAGGCCTACAAAGAGGAAACGgcaggcaccaaagtatgtacttagggtgcctgctagaCTACCTACCCCTGCTCCCGGTAGTtcatcatctgtggggcctcctcctacccctagtATACAAACTCCTACACCAgcagtagaccctactcctCCTCCTCGTGCAGTACACCCTTCTACTACCACTGCAGTAgacccttctcctcctcctgcaGCACACCCTTCTACAACCCCTGCagcagaccctcttcctcctcctcttattgccacccccactcctccccctattgttattacccccactcctctccctgaccctacttctataccttcctcatcttctgtacctccttctgagactgtcacaccacttggtgatccagattcaagtggtgatgcTGAAGAtcttgacccgcccctccatgatcgaccatggattgagccctatggtaaagg gtttattccatctagggttgcttcccaggccatcacacgttcaataaagcaacagtttttaactccatggcctacttggggagcaatacctcATGACGACAGAAAGCCATTCTGGCAGCGCTTTCAG atgaaggtgcagtggaaacctgaacatgaaactcagatacacagaaatttccacatgaaagcatctcatcggctgtcagagatgtttagggatgcccggaTTGCAGGACAGCGCCCTAACTGGCTGGGTGAgcacatttggaactctttactggcccattggaatacagtagatttccgcaataagtgtgccaaagcccagcggaacagagcgtctgaaaggggtggcaccctgcatactggtgggtcgatcaccattcatgagcatgccattcgtatg gcacaggctctaggacgggcggtccatgttgatgaggtctttgcacagactcatgttcggaagggaactgatcaatttgttgatgaaagatctcggaagactcat gaagacttttctacgagactttcacaggttagatctgaacatgagtcagctcctacaccggatgatgccagtaatgcagatgatgacatccgtaggacGCAGTGCTGGATCGACaccgttggtgggaagaaaaagggacgagtctATGGTGCGGGACagcttgctgcaaactatacagcatccagaggaggtactctgaagcaccagccttcttcttccaccagtaCTCCTGACGAGGTTCTTCAACTCAGGCGGGAACTCCATGAACGTGACCAGGAGCTCACTGATCTCAGAGCAGAGTTTACAAATTTGAAGGCCCTGGTCATGACTGTCTTGCCTCAAACCTCACAGGACGTACAAAATATCCCTCCCACCCAATCACGACCTTCCTCATCACCTGCTGCCACTCAGCAGCCCActtcagtccaaccctcatcagtccaacccacaccagtccagccatcaatagaggagcaggatgatgaaaatcattctgatgatagttatgtacattattag
- the LOC108347808 gene encoding isoeugenol synthase 1 yields the protein MYIIKAANDPRTCNRVVSCRPLKNIITQNQLISLWQQKSAQTFTNTFVSEQEIIKLSQTLPFPENIPVSIIHSVFVKGDLTSFDIGEDDLEASLLYPDYNYTSIDEVLDVFLLHPPTPASTSFG from the exons ATGTATATCATTAAAGCAGCTAATGATCCAAGAACATGCAATCGTGTGGTATCTTGTCGGCCTTTGAAGAACATCATAACACAGAATCAGTTGATATCATTATGGCAGCAAAAGTCTGCTCAAACTTTTACCAACACTTTCGTTTCTGAGCAAGAAATTATCAAACTCTCACAGA CCTTGCCCTTTCCTGAGAATATTCCAGTTTCCATCATTCATAGTGTATTTGTGAAAGGAGACCTTACGAGCTTCGACATTGGAGAAGATGACCTTGAAGCTTCGTTGCTATATCCTGATTATAATTATACCTCCATTGATGAAGTTCTTGATGTATTTCTTCTTCACCCTCCAACTCCTGCATCTACTTCTTTCGGATGA